The Buteo buteo chromosome 1, bButBut1.hap1.1, whole genome shotgun sequence sequence GGTTTTTCTGCCTCACAATCCCATTGTTACTGTTCTTTGAGGAAGTGTGGCATGTGTTTGGGAGGCTTTCTGGAGTAAGCAGTCCTACCTTTGTAACTCAGCTGACCATAAGATTGTGATAGATGTCATgcatattaacatttttttatgagACTCTTTTAGGGCATGATCTGATTATTCACAGTTGATGTCAGGGATTTGATAGTAACACAGCTAGGATCTTGGGGACAGATGGGCCTTTGTGATGGTAAATTCTTTGTCTTCTTCTGAAcattatttccttcttccaaAATGTGAAGCCAGTTTgacaaagctgatttttaagacTATGCTGATCATGTGAACAAAATACTTCTAACTAAGTTACTCTGTCTCCTCTCCAGCAGGAAAATGGTGGTTTCTTGACAATGGGCTACTAAACATTACCAGCGTGTCTTTTGAAGACAGAGGTAAATACACGTGTGTCGCATCTAATACATATGGCAGTGTTAACAATACTGTGACACTGAGGGTTGTTTTTACCTCCGGTGATATGGGAATCTATTACATGATTGTCTGCCTTGTAGCTTTTACCATTGTTATGATACTGAACATTACTCGGTTATGTATGATGAGCAGtcatctgaagaaaacagagaaagcaatcAATGAATTCTTCAGAACAGAAGGGGCAGAGAAACTCCAGAAAGCCTTTGAGATTGCAAAGCGTATCCCGATTATCACTTCAGCCAAAACGCTCGAGCTTGCCAAAGTAACCCAGTTCAAGACCATGGAATTTGCTCGCTATATTGAAGAGCTTGCTCGGAGTGTACCTTTGCCACCTCTCATCATGAACTGCAGGACTATAATGGAAGAAATTATGGAGGTTGTCGGTCTGGAGGAGCAAGGACAGAATTTCGTACGGCAGACAGCAGAAGGCCAGGAAACCACTGATACAGATGAGCTGTATATGATTCCGAATGCTTTGAAGCGTAGTGACTCTCCCACAGCTGACTCTGATGCATCGTCACTGCACGAGCCACCTCAACAGATTGCAATAAAAGTGTCAGTTCACCCATTGTCCAAAAAGGACTGCATGGACGGTCAGTCACAAGAAAGCATGCAGTTGGACACCAAGGAAGAAGACACTCCTCAAACACCAGCACTTCCTGCAGAGCCCCCTCCTGAGCCTTCCGCTGAACTCAGTTCTGATGACACAGCATTGgcaaatgacaaaaatacaTGCATTATATATGAAAGCCATGTATGATAGTTACTCCTGAATCTATGCATAGCAGGAAAATCAGGTGGAGCtcttttaaatatacatattgTACTTGCCGCTAAGCCTTACCTGGAGACTATCATAGCAAAAGCATGTATGTGGATTATTTGGCACTTTCTTCTCAGTTTGACTTTAGTTTACCATGATGTATGGCAGAGTAATTGCTattacattaatattaattGCTCTTTTTGATTAGGAGTATTTCCAAGAAACATTTACCTCAGCAATTTCTAGGTTGGAGCCACCCGTAGTGGCCTCCTGGAAGTCATTGGTAGTCTTTGATGTAGGACACTTGAACTTACTAAACATaaaactggttttcattttcctccttcaccCTCGTTATTTCCATCTattgcatttttgcaaatattatcTTGTGAATTTGAAATATTGCCCAAGAGGCAGCACTCCAGTAGCCAAATAAAATCCTAATAGATCCCATTTACAAAGCCTGTTTGCTCAGCTGCATTGTGATTTAGAGGGCTATTAAAGAAAgttaaaatgtttccatttcatttgAGACCACACTGCTTAGGCACATGGGAAATAGCTTTCCCTTTTTCATGGAATGAAGATGCcaataattgtttttttcacatcaaGAAACAACTTTGAGTTGTATTTTGCAGATGGGAGAGCCCATAAACATCTTACAGAAAGTTCCAGTccaacagccctgcagaggtttttttaatatatttgacCATTTTTTACTTTGCCAGAAGTTTatatggaaaacagcagcaaatatgCAAGATGTCTTGTTTTGTAGTAATTTGGTAGGAGTAAGTATGCACTACCTTACCAGAAGATACACAGGTTCCTTAACAGTCCTGCAAATGCCTGTAATCAGCTGACGACAAGGCTGAAATGGCAGAAGAGCCTTTTATTGGGATTCTCAATTTTGTGCAGATTCATATTCTGAAGATCAATCCTAAATTCATCTATAAGCATAAGGTTGAGAGTGTTTcatccaaactaaaaaaaaaaaaaaataaattataatcgAGTGTCCTGTGAAATTACAATGACGATCACACAAACTATTTACTGTGTTATAATTGCTTTGGTATTTTAAGAACCTCCTACCTATGTAGGATGTTCACTGCTTGAGTACATGTGACTCTACCCCAGTAAAGCTTTAATGATCACAGCGACTGTGGCATTAAAAAGGATCAACATTTATGCCAGGAAATGCCAGGGGTGGAAGGGAAGTGATAATTTCTATTGCAGACAGACAATAAAAAGGACCTTCTCCAGAGTGAGGCTGGAAAGAAAGCACTTACAAGGAGGAATTTGTGTAGGATTAATAGCATATTACTTAGTTACCTGACACACATTTAATTTGGAACTAATGAACAACCTATCACCTTGCAGTTTTTAATAAGGAATGTAAGTATAGATACTCAAATCTGGAATCAAGTatattgcagaaaaagaagtcaCTTAGGTCTATGGGGAGACGATGTGTGGATGGCTCTCTGGATATTTTATTGACGTAGCCACATCTACATAAGGTGTCCATTGGAGGCAATCAGGTATATTAACTGCACAGGTAATTGAGGCCAAACAAAGTCAATGTTGCAACtatctaaaaaaaaaccttgataATGAACTGAGGTCTTATGTCAACTTCCTCATGTTAAAGTGCAGAGCTTCCCTAGCAGTGTAATACAGGAACACCCCATGACTTATGGAGGTGATGCAGAGAAGGCTCCATATCCTTTCtatggttattaaaaaaatacatgtttaataATGGACTTCAGATTTTACGACCAACTTGTGAAAATGACAGCATTTAGTTGCTTAATATTTGTTTGTGTTCACCACAGTGGCAGGCATctatataaaatgcatttgcacATGCTCTAAAGGAAACATGCAAGGGCAAAGTCCCTTTAGGAATGTggctggaaatattttatttccagcaaaGCAATATAAATCTAGAACACAGGGTAGATTAAGAGAATACCATAAAGAACCTCACTTCTGACCAGTGCGATTGAAAATACTACTGATGTAAACTGTTAACTTCCTGTCTGAGTCCTAAGTACATTTCTGTTTAGTGTTCACATCAGTTTTTCAAGTTACTTAATTTGCTTCTGGTGTGAAAAAGGACAAGggcagaaacaaaagcaggaaCTTGCACTAAATTCTTTTAATTCACCTTAACCTCCTGAGAAGAGGGGGATCTTGATTCTTCTGCCTGTCCAGCATTTACAAACAATGCTCATGCATTCTAAAATTACCTGCCTGGTGCCCAGCTAAGATTACACAGATGAGCAAGGATGTTCTCCttgaaagcataaaaataacttctaaattacactttaaaaaaaaaaaagggagtttcaaaattatttattaaactatagtattttaactttaattgttttttaattatgaacTTTTTAGAGTAGAGAGCAGACCCCTTCATATATTCATGTGGTGATTGGTACCAGGCAGTTCTGATCCTGACTGCTGCCCTCAGACTGGCCTCCAGcctgtttattatttatttattgagaaACATTTGAGAGCAAATAATCCCCATGGTTTTCTTCAGTATCTCTGTGTAAACTTCCTTGAAGATACAGATTATGGTTTTTTCCAAAGGTTGCCCACAAAGACCATGTGTTTGAAGTACACACAAACGTACATTGCAAACCACATATGAGCGACAGCTATTTGGATTAGATGCATGTTAATAGGTGTAGTGCTGAATTCCTGCTGTTGCAAGGTCAAAGAGAACTTTGACTTTGCTGGAGCTGGGCTCACTCACAGCTGAGAGTTCACAGGTAGGACTGGTCCAGCCAGTCTGCTATAAATTCTTTGGACATTTAGCTTTGTGGTATTatcagaataaaagcaaaacagcgctgtatctgaagaaaatacagattgtAATGGTTCTGATTTATGgaggttttttctgttttcatgtatGCTGCTCAGTATCTTTATGCATCCATTATATAACACCTGTAAGCCTAAAGCTTTTTACGTGCTTTGAGGCACTTCCTTTGTGGGAGATAGATGGGAAGCAAGACCCCAACCCTTCTTTCCTGTTCCAAACTTTCTGGTTGTGCTGTTTTAAAGTAAACAATTCTGTTTGGCAGTATTGCTTAGGGAATGGCTATTTTATGGTGCGAGGACATAATCAACAAGTATAAAATTAATGATGGCTCTaagaaaacattaacatttgCACTGTTGTGTATTTTCATGCACCTTAAGCACTTCAGGGAGATTAGAGTGATTTGCTCCCTTCATTGGACTATGCACATCTTTTGTTACATTGTTCTATTTATTATATCTCCAAACACTAATGGTTCTTAAAACACTCAGAGTCTAGAAAATCCAGTCCAACTGTATTTGTGTTCTAAAAGCATAAGAAACACCAAGCCAGGCttagaaaggaagagagattttCAGGATATATttacatgattttaaaatatttttgccaaaaCTTCATGAAACATGACTAGATTTCTGCAGCATAAGAAATCACTGTTGGATTTGAATTTCACActtattgttcttttttcacTAAATGTAAGAGCATATTAATCAGACCACTTGAACATAGTACTCACTATCTACTTactcaacattttctttctgagtaGCATTGGTTTACTGATGATGCTTTTTTGCTCTCTGATTTGAATATGCTTGTGATGAAACCTACCCTTCAGTCATATTTTGAGattgtcatttaaaaaacttTAGAAGCACCCATAGATCAGCATTTTGATTCAGGTTTATTGGTATTGGGAAAGGCACAGCAGTTCACTCCTGTGCTTAAAAATTACTGTATAATCATAAGATTTGCAGAATGGCATATACAGGcagatgttgatttttttaaaatcagtgccTGTTTTATTCTAATGTACATACTATGTCAGTTCCTTGATTTGCAGTTACCCTTTGACAAAAGTACTGTAACTTATAACCAGGGCTTTCTGATGTTCAATTTGGTTCAGATCAACTAATCCTGGAAAGTGTTAACAGtgtcaaattttaaaagttctcATGGAATATCTTGGCAGCATGCTATTTTAAGAGTTGGCCTCTTAAGAATGCCCTACTTAGTGGGACAACTGAAAGCTTCTTAGATGCAAAGGAAATGCTTGCACTAAAGTATCTTAacttatatttcatttattatgAAATCCTTTTTGATTTTACAAGAAATGTAAGAAAGACAAATATGAATGTGTTCTTTTGAGAAGCAATTACTgtattttgatttaaataacTGTTATGATTTTAGAGTTCACAGCCGTAAACCACAAAGAGACCAGTTCATGCTGAAGTGGCAAAATGAAATGTGATCCAGCTTGTAAATTGATCATTGTTTCAATAAAGAATTTGCACAGAGTATGCTGAGTTTGTACACACTCAACAAGATGGTAATTTCCTAGTAAGAGTATGCCATGGCTCCAGTTCAAGTGTAAGTGAACTATGTCTCTCATTGTACATCTGCTAATATTCCAGAAATGTTGATCAGGAGAAGGAGTTATTTACCTAGAAAGGAAGTTTAAATAAAACTCTGAAAGGGAGCTGTTGTCATTATTCAGAATATAGACCCAATTGTTAGTCAGTGTTGTTATCAATAGCCTAGATTGCTCATGTATGTAGCATCTTCTCTTTGGAAGTGTGTCAGCACTTCCACATGTAATCCAAAGGActtttttgtctgctgtttCCCCTCTGAGCCCTGTCATGGGGCCTTGCAAAAagtcttgctgctgtttcagagTTGGGGCCAATGAAGTAAATGTCTTTTCTCCCAGAGGCACCCGAGTACCAATACAAAATAGAAGTGTGGGTTGCCATACCCGCACCCATTCCATCATCCACCCTAAAAGGATGAAGTGAAATGGCTTTCCTGTCCCACAGCAGTTGGACTATATCATGCCCTAACAGTCTTCAGCAGGACTTAGTTGAAGCAGACACTGTAATACCttgtcctggctctgctggagcTACACAACTAGCAGCCAGTGGCAGTCACTGACAGAGATGGAGTGGGGGGGACTTGCCCTTTCACACATGAAAGATTTGCTCTTGCCAGCTGCCTGTTCTAAGCTGAAAAACACAGCCAATAGCAGGAAAACAATAGCTATTTCATGTTTTAACTCTTCTGTTTGAAAGAGTGCtgcaattttgaaaaatattttcagaaacatttttattcaacAGTTTCAGTTGAGTTAATGGGGCTGAGACATCCACAATTTATCTACAAATACCTATGAAAAATAGTGATGAGGTCACAAACTGATCATAAAAATGGAATACATATGGCTAGAACCCTATGCTATTTTATTGTTTCAGCATGGGACTCTGTCTTGCAATGGGGGCAGTTTGAcatgctgtgacttttttttatatggaaCAGCATCACTTCAGGATGCTCCCCTCCAGCATGCTGAACTCCTCCAACAGCTTTGTTGGAGCATTTTTCAGGAAGGCGAGGTACCACCAACCAGTTGGTCCCAGTGAGCTACACTCCTGAAGACTGTGAAacaggctgccccagccccagtgctTCTTACGATGAGAAGATGTTTATCATGTGGAGGAGACTGCCTTACATCAGTGCTATCGAGGCACTCCAAAACTAAAAGCTGCTGGTGGGTAGTAACTCCACAGAGACAAAGATGGGGACAGTGGGAGGTCTCTGCTCTCCTACTAATATGAGCCAGGGAAAGCTGGTGCATAGCTCACGCTAGTACCCTAGATATTTGCAGGGCTACAGCACCACTTTCCCACAGAACTGGATATTTTCTAGCCCACATCCTGCACTAGTGCCTGGAATAACCTGCTAAGAGACTTGAGAATCAGTTCCTTTTCAGTGTCCATTTCTtccatctcttcctctctccatcctACCTTCCTGTGCCTTTTTCTGTCCCCACCAGCTCCACAGTGCTACTTCTCAAATGAGAAGGGAGTGAAATTAGTGGTCAGGACAAGTGTTTCTGCACTCCAGGCACCTCTGTGCCAAACTGACCTTTCATAAGTCCcaaaatggactttttttttttttccccagctgtacCAGGCTTTAATTCTATGTCCTATATTTAGCTTTCTGGCTCCCAGGCCCAAACTGAGTCATTATACTCTTACAGTAAAGGCTGACTCATTAATCCATGGTATCATGTATAAGTCTGTAAATTGGTCAAAGACAGTAATATAAACTGAAGCTAAGTTACCAATTTCTTAGTCAAAATCTGAATGTATGTCAGCAAACAATAAATGTGGCAGGCTTAGGACACTCAAGTTATGTAACGAGAAGCTATTTCATACTACAACAAGATGagacaagaaagagaaaaaataacagcCAGCCTTGTATAGCATGGAGAATACATGTAAAACCTTGCTTATGATTGAGTAGAAATTTAGCATCAGTATCAAATCAGTTTGCCATTCTATAGCCACTTTATATTTTGAGAACAGATTCCTGTTACATCTACTCTAACCAGACCTTTCCTGTGTGGGCAAGCACCTTAGGCATGGAAAGAGTACAAGAGGTATCAGAAAGAGCCTTGTGTCCGTCAtctaccattttttaaattattttcaggacTACTTAGCTATGCATCAAAGGCCAACCACAGACTGCCCCCCTGTCCTGTTGTGGAGCCACAGAGTTTGAGAGCTCCTGTTTGAGATGCACAAGCTGGTCTTTCTGAAATACCTCTGTCTTCTCTTGCATAGGTTTTGATTATACCACCCAATAAACCACTCATATTTATTAATGGCTCAGGCCCAGTCATTCTGAATTGATaattacagagaagaaaaataaatgctgccaCCACCTCCCTCTTTCTGAAGCCTCTTACTGTTTCTACCTCAAGATTAGCCCTGACAGATAGCTCCTGAGTTATTTGGATATCCTTTAACTCCTTCCTGCTGGCGAACACTACCTTAGTCGGAAAGCAGCATTCAAAAAAAGTATCAGCCAGAAAAAGAAGCTCCCTTCTAAGGAGACTAGCATGGATCCTGCCtgtttaaaatgcttcattatCCTTCCCTCTAATATGTGCAGAGTAAACAGCCTCAGGAAAAGGTggtaaaaaatagaaataaatttaagattattaaaatggaaaatttttctCCTCACTCAAAACATCCAGACGTGATTTATCTTCAGAGTATATTAAATTCTAACTCATTTAATCAtgtgttcatttgtttttaaacatactCAAGTGGAGGAAAAGGACATTCctaaaaacaatgaaattttCACCCCCAACCCCAAAGTAAGTTACcacaaaaatatgaaacataTTGCCCAGCCCTTCTTTCAGGATACCTTTTATCAGGGAAGATATTTCTAGTCCTTTTTATGGTTCTGCTTAGGTGACCGCAGCTTCCTTAAGGGATTGGTGGAAAtgagtttcttttctgctgtcttcTTCTTGGTTAAACATTCTCTACCCTGTGTGATCTCTTCTTTGGGTATAAAAATCAATATTCCACTGAAGATTTAtcttcttgtttcctttcccCATTCCATTTTGAtaccttttttgtgtgttttgttttgctgcttggattttgttttgtttgccctAAAATTCCacgttttaaaataaatcagaggaTCCTAATGTTTTTTCAGTTGCCTGTTTCGGGGCAGGATCGCTCACACCCATctgtataatttaattttaattatgcaGATGTACAATTAACTACTCCCAGATTGGTGCAGGATGAACTAATCAATAGGCTGCAGcagatttattttgcagaacagCATCAACAGAACAGGTAAAGCCATAATTCCCAAGATACAAGTGAACTGAGTGTCCTCAGGCATATATGCGTCTATGAATATGCtatgttcttttgtttgttcacTTCAAAAAAGTTATATATGATATATCTCTGCCTTAaataacatatttctttttgcttagcTTCCCATCATGGATGCAATAGCACGTTTGCACTGTTCCTACACTTGTACATCAGCTATCCATTATCTGGattcatttatctttttcatTGGATAGCTTGCCAAGTGCAGGGGCCTCTCTAACTTAGATATTTTTGAAGACACTGCAGACAGCTTGGTAATGCTATGTAAATGATACTAATTTCAAATGCATTGATAAatgctttttcacattttttaactgaaatgctgtatttctaTATAGGCTGATATTTACATGTTAATGGcgtctgtttttctgtattcttttaaCCAGAAACTCCAGTTTTTCATAAGTGTGCAGTAAAATGACAGTAATCTGCTGCtgaataaaactgctttttgcaaCTACAGTTTCTACATTTCATAATCCCCGTGTAATCTCTGTTAAGCACACAGCTCAGTATTTAATATATATGCCACAAATGAGGTGAAAGGCTCCAAATCTCTGTTATTCATGTAGACTGCATCAGACTACTGGTTATTTCATTAGACAATATAATAGACCTACCCTGACACTGTAACTCCTGTTGCAGTTACCAGAAATAGCCCCAGAGCATTAGCCAAATGTTATATGATACAGCACCGAGAACTATGTTCCTACTCTACaccaatttcagaaaaaaactccagAGAATACCCATCTCTTCTCAGCAGGGAAGCGGGGACTGAAAGCCTCTTAAGTACTTAATGTTTcacatgtttttcagaaaaaaaaaacaacaaacagcaCCTATGTAATTATTGGGGATCTTGCTTGTAAAATTTATGCAGAAGCTAAAATATCACCAAAGATGGAGCTCACTGCAGCATGGAAGATCATCACAACCGGTAGGTAGCTGTCAGCTGCCAGTAGCTAAAGACACTTCTCAGGGTAACCTGCGATACTATAAGGAGGCAAACGTTATTCCATTATCATGTAAATTGGCAATGTCCAGGTGACTATGGGTAGTGTTGCAAGATGCAGTGCCCAGACTGTTCGGGTGATGGCACTGCATCTGAAAGCCAAGCCGGTTTCCTGACCAGAGAAGGGCACTGGGAGCATCACCAACGCCTCTGTGCTGGGATGGTGGAGTCAGACCCTTTCACGAGAACCCAGTTCCACCCTGTTGGCTTGATACTGTGACCGAAGTACCcctcttttttatttgctttagcACTACCTCGTAGTTCTTCTTCAAGAGAGACTAAACATGGGCTCTTCAGTGAGGTAACTGCTGAAGACCATGCAAATGCGCGGAGTAATGAGCAGCTCAGCTGTACTGGCGATGTGAGCCTGCCTTTGAACCATACCAGATAAAGACTGTCCCAGAGGTCTGCCAGCATTCAGGTGGAAAAGGGCTGTGATGCTGTGAATCCAGACAAGCTGGGAGCAGGCGAGAAGAGGCAGGCAGGAGTGAGCTGGAGGCAGACTGGGCCAGTCCAATAGACATGGAATTAAGATGACAGTCCCACTCTTACTACTGAAAAACACCTCCAGCAAAATCAGCTCCTTGCCCCTAGCCCCTCTTCTCCAAAGAACTACATCACCCATCacctgctcagcaacagctccTTGTCTTTCTGCCTATTCAGGCTCTGACCAGTCAGTTTTTGCTTCTTACTGAGCAGCTACAATGTTGACTAATGCTAATGGAGATTTGCCTggctcttcttcctctgtctctcccCATTACTAGCTTACAAGAAGGCATGGGGTTCACTTGCCAGCACACAAGTAAAAAGCTAGTCCTCAGAGACCTAACAGACCAACTGTTCTGTTCCAAAGGAGGATGTACAGAAGCTAGGCACATCATGATGAATTAACAGATTTAAAGCCTCTACCTGCTTAAGCCCTGTATGCTTATTCATCTTATTCTGTAATGGCAGGATGCTGGCCAGATTTAACAAAGTACAACTTGACCtatt is a genomic window containing:
- the MFAP3L gene encoding microfibrillar-associated protein 3-like isoform X2; the protein is MNILNSHHFLYFLPTTRLVILLAALTTAKDVTNSTFNHTDMNVGSVPVVISRIDHVIVKEGSSALIDCNVQGSPSPHYRWYNSNGHLLQEEENKAGKWWFLDNGLLNITSVSFEDRAFTIVMILNITRLCMMSSHLKKTEKAINEFFRTEGAEKLQKAFEIAKRIPIITSAKTLELAKVTQFKTMEFARYIEELARSVPLPPLIMNCRTIMEEIMEVVGLEEQGQNFVRQTAEGQETTDTDELYMIPNALKRSDSPTADSDASSLHEPPQQIAIKVSVHPLSKKDCMDGQSQESMQLDTKEEDTPQTPALPAEPPPEPSAELSSDDTALANDKNTCIIYESHV
- the MFAP3L gene encoding microfibrillar-associated protein 3-like isoform X1, translating into MNILNSHHFLYFLPTTRLVILLAALTTAKDVTNSTFNHTDMNVGSVPVVISRIDHVIVKEGSSALIDCNVQGSPSPHYRWYNSNGHLLQEEENKAGKWWFLDNGLLNITSVSFEDRGKYTCVASNTYGSVNNTVTLRVVFTSGDMGIYYMIVCLVAFTIVMILNITRLCMMSSHLKKTEKAINEFFRTEGAEKLQKAFEIAKRIPIITSAKTLELAKVTQFKTMEFARYIEELARSVPLPPLIMNCRTIMEEIMEVVGLEEQGQNFVRQTAEGQETTDTDELYMIPNALKRSDSPTADSDASSLHEPPQQIAIKVSVHPLSKKDCMDGQSQESMQLDTKEEDTPQTPALPAEPPPEPSAELSSDDTALANDKNTCIIYESHV